The genomic DNA CGAACCCAGAACCTAATGTGACTGAAGACCCTAACATAGCTCGCTTAGCCACAGGCTATGAACCCAATCAATTTCTTATTCGCcccaaattatatttaaactatTCTTTTCTACTCTctataataaaatttcaactttctatCTGACTCTTGGTCTTACCAACAACCACTCAAATTATCATAtgtgaaaatttttaattattttattataaaataaaaaaacccttAATATAGAGTTAAGAGACGAAAATTTTCCGTCTCTGAACTCGAATGCTTCCACatatactaaaatataaatattaacaaattctaaaatataaataccaattattttatattctaaaatatgaattatttatattctaaaatatcaacTACTTTATTATTGCGCGCATGCTTtcacttttgattattttgatttcacgtcttttaattttgtacaaatagagatggaattaattccatctTTAAGCTGAGGGCAGAGACGAAATTTTGTCTCTGGCTAGGGAAAAACATACAGTGATGAAAAACCAGAGACGAAAAAAATCCGTCTTTGATTCCGTCTCTAAAGCGGAGACGGTTAGActacgttctctttgttattttcaactcatttttaattttttaaaataatgaaaatgcatttttaaaaacaaaaaaaaaattgtaaagaaaactcaaaataaccaaaagttattttaagtgttttcattcaaaacaaactctatactcaaaacacatttatttatttatttattcatattttattattgtaatggaaaaaaatattacaaaattcattaactttaaaatgcatatttttttaataatatattaacattaaatatttttaatttactgaataatcaaatttattgaataaaatatcattaaaaattattttcaaaattttaaagagaacacgtttttctaattttctgttttgagaaatagtttttcaaaatgacaaagagaatgcatttttaattttctaaaaacagactatcaaaacaaaaaactgaaaatgaattcaaaactcaaaattgaaaagtaaaaagaacCCAAGCttaatttttgtctctaaatctgtctctTTTTTTCAAATCCGTCTATAAATTTGTCTTTATTAAACGAAAAAAATTCTTTCTCTaaaatttgtttctaaaattattttttttttgaagtgttTTAATCCCTTTATGGGTGCCTTCGCAACCATTGGAAGAGGCTTGCAATCTACTAGGGGGAGCCTTCATAGGGCATTGCAGCCTTCGTAAAGCAACTAAAGACAGATATAGCCAAAGCGTTGGTGTAACTTGATGCCAAAACCTCGGACAAGCATTAACAATTCAAGCTGTGAAATGTCCTCCTCGATCACCAATTGGAATGCAACGAGAGGAAAATATTGGGGTTAGAAGATCCTCACCTACTTCCAATCTTGCCAGGGTTACCTTCTGTGTAGGGGGGAAATGACTCTATCTGACGGTCACCACCTTCACATCAAGAATTTTCACGCTAACCCTAAGATACTAGATATAGACTCGGCAACTAACCCAGGGGTTAGAGAAAGGTTGATCTAGTCAACCATTCTGCCCTAGGATGAAGCAAAAATTTTCAAGTAGGCTCTTGAGGACATGGATCAAGCCGAACACCTATTGATTAAGGTAAAAGCTTTGCGCCCTTTAATTTTAAGGcttattattttttgggaaCTTTTTCTTGACATGATTACTTGAGCTCTACAAGGTGTTTAGGCCATGGTGGTGACGAATGTAGTTAATCGTGCTAGCCTTAAAAAGGGAGCTTTTGTAGTTAAGATGTTGGAATGCTAAGAAAAGTATTGGCAGCAAAAGCGTTGATAGTTTAGAGCCCTAGGGCATTGCGTAGGTGCCTTTTGTTAATGTGATTTGGTGTGACCTACATTTGTGGTTGGAGATTTTGTTTAGGCAATTCAACTCTACGCCTACATCTACAATTGGAAATCCTAAGATGTTTTGCTAAAGGAATAACCATGCATTGGCACAATGACTTGGCCTAGGGGGTAGTACAGGGCAATATctccatgaaaaaaaaatgtgttcgCCAAGGGGAAACAATCCCTCTTGAAGATGTTTCTTGGCAATATGCTGATGTTTTTCATTATAACACGGTTCAATGTGACCTACATCCACGATTGAGACTGAAGGATAATTGTGCCCATGAGCATTTGGGCAATGGCCTTAGACGAAAATGGATGCCTTTATGCAGACAACTTGTCCATGTTAGGAGAATTGTGACTTCGGAATCTTGTTGGCAATTTCCTTTCTGATGGTTATCAATAGTTGATGCTGGTGCTGGGAGATGGCTACACCTAGGAGGATAATTACTATTTGTCTCGGGGAAATGGTCTATCCCTTGAAGTCTTACATCTAGGAAATGATAATTATATATGCTACGTGCCTGGGGTTGCTTCAGGAGGTTGATGCCTATAGAAACAATTACATGTGGACACCCTAAGTGTTGTGAGGGATACTTTCAAAGGTACTTTTTGAACGTTCCCTCATTTATTTCCATAATTGTTTGTTTGCTACTTAGTCTACAATTACATAAGCTATACAAgggaaagaaaacatttttttaggTGCATCTGTCTTCTTTCAATAGTGACAACTAAGAGTAGGCCACTTGGATATCTGGAGAGAGGTGCTCACTCATGGAGCTACATCTATAAGGTGATTTATGCTTTTCCTTTACTAGTTGGATAAGGTTGATTGAATGTTGGATGGATCTCTATCGTGGTACATATCTTTCCTCCATGGGAGGTGTAGAGACTTGCAAGATGCTTCCCTACTATCTCCATCGCAACCAAGGATATGAAGAAGAAATAACTATGGGAGACCACAGTCTAGGGAAAAGAAAAAGCTTTCACGAGCTGGCTTGGAATAGGTAACCCCCTCCCTGGCAATCTGAGTGTCGAGAGGGTCTTGTTAGCCTTCTTGATCACCATCGTCTCTCTCCTTCTGCATGTAGTTTGCAAGGGTAGTCAAGAGAGGAGATGTGTGTAGAATGTAGAGCTCGATAAATATGGGTAAATGCCTTTGTGATGGGAAAGGATAACCATGGGAAAATGGGCTTGTCGCAAGTCAGAAACATCATTGAGGACTATAAGGCCACCTTCGAGCTTTGTCTTTAACTTTGGGAGCTCCTGATATTCCATGATACATCTTCTAGTAGTCCACTTATTGGATGTTGAAACAATAGGAGTGGATTGTCTGGGAGGAGCTGTGAGGcatcatctttatttgaaagcTAGGGAATCTTTCACAAAGAGTATGTATAGTTGCCTTCTGCTTCCCGAGTGCTAGTCTGAGAGGCTTGAGTCCGTAGCCCCACATTTGGAGTGGCTTCGAAGACCTTGCATGATAATGACCTTCAAAGGCTGAGCTTTCTTGAAGAAACTAGTTTGGTTGTTGGGACTTCCTTGCATAAATCTAACAGAGGGTAGGAAAGCTTATGAAGAGCTTTGAAACAACCTTTCCTTTGAATTTTTGTACATTTACCACAAATGAAGTTAAATTGTTGTTATCAGATTATAACAATTAACATTTGTTTGTTTTAGAAAAACTCAGCAAGCAGTCAGAAGAACAAGGAGCGTCAATCTACCTTCTTGCCTTGTTTACCAAATCGGGGGGGGGGAGAGGAAGTCATCTAGGGTAAAGACAGTCCACTGGTTTGGAAAAAGCTTTATTCGTAGGCTATGAAAGTTGTGGAGAAACCAGAAAGATGATGAATGTAATGGTATGTTGGGAGATCTTTTGCCTCAAAAGTAAATCTAAAAGACAACAAATAATTAGAGACACGAAAGGATTTCTCCTGCagccctctgatgcttaagtcataTAAGGTCTTCATGAAGAGCAAGATACAACAATAGTAAAAATGTTGTGCGAGAAGATGTATAATGAATTGGGGAGCGTTCACTATTGCTAGCAAATTGGCTTAGTTATGCATATTTGTGTTTGTCTTGGCTTATATCGTTTGTCTCTTCCTGTCTTGTCTTGTCTTGTCCCGAAACTAAAGAGTTGGGAGGGTTATTTATAGGCATCAAAGGGACAGTGACACGTGTGTGCAAGGGTACGGTGCgtcaattttctttcttgagaAATAACAATGCGTCTCCTCTTTCCTTGGTGTTGTCCTGAGGTTAATCTTGGAAATGATCTTCTGGAGAATCCCCCATCCCCCGTAGGGAAAGTCCCCTAAAAGGAAAAAAGCATGGAACAAGCAAGTCATATTGTCATGGAGCAATGTAAAGTAATGTAAAGGGGGATGTGTCTCCTTAGGTTCCTCCCATGAGCATAGTTCGACTAAGGGAAACAATGATATACAAGTCCGAGAAGTTGGTCGCAGACGAATAATGGATGGATGATGATCTCTTAAGGGAATATGCTCCGACCTTGAGAAGGTTATTCTAAAATACGACTTTTTTTCAGGATTGCTAGCATATATATTGGTTGCTTTGGAAAGACTTTCCCTTAGAGCCTATGCCACAACAAGTAGGCAATGATCTTGATAAAAGTCTCACACACAAacactatctctctctctttctctctctctctaaactaGCGATTCTAGGGTTTTAGAGATTGAAACCTAGAATCACTTGGTTCCAAGTATTGGAACTTTAACAATCATCAAAGTTCTGGTCATTGGAATTCCGACTAGTGCAAGTTTTATGATCATTGGAAAGTTCTAGTGATTGGAATTTTGTTGGAGTTCCAAAGATTAgtgagaaataaagagaaataaatagataGATTTGGTGCCGCTATCGTAATTTCGAAAATAGGTTTTGTAGAAGGGGAAAATGAGGACGAGACATGAGCAAGAAAATGAAGAGTATCTTgtcattttatcaaatttaacaaCTATATAATTATGGTAGGGGAAAATGATATTACATGGGATTTGAGGGAGATGTTTGTTATTTCTCAAATGCTAGGagtgtttgtgttttttttttttttaaactttaggCGTCTTATATGTAATTTACACtaagttatattattaaataataaagaaaattaaattattaaattatgttaaattgCCAAAACAATCCCAACTTTCAACtggttttcaattttattcccaacttttaatttttataattaaaacatcCAACTTTTACCTTACCTTCAATTGTATACCACCATCTATAATcgttattttctctttttctttttttttttgctaagaaaGACATATGATGTGGCTTTTaaaaaattacgtgacaaccaaattaaaataagtgaaaattacaaaatggcGTAGATGTCACTTTAACATGATCTGGTAACAATTGGAGAAAATCTCCAATTAAGGTTTTGCTCTATTCTAAGCAAATTGATGATCCTCGAAGGATGAGAGAGCTCCGGCAATTGTATGAAATAATCAGAAAATAGCATGGGGCGACCTAAGAATATTTCATtaagaaggaaaaaatattgaatctttttatatttattttgcataatGTACCAATTTTTAGTAGGCATCATCTAaacatctaatttggtccaTCCTATTTAGTCATAGGAGGcatttcaattcattttattcggtcaatttaattttttaaaacaataatatatatgtcaataattaataatatttgtaataataaaCGAGAAATAGTACATACAAATTAAAGTGGATTCTAGAGacctaatattaaaaaaaataaaactttaaatataattaaccacaatatttataaatttataatatataataaaataaaattaaacggATTAACTCCAATGTAGAAATAGCATTTGAATTCAAACTAACTAGAGATATCTCAACACTCTTTTGCAAGAGACATTATGGCAAAGACGTTGTATTGAagcctataaataaaaatacattgaTACGCAGACCCATGGAAATTAATTTCCCAATTTGCCCTATATCATTATTCTTAATTAAACAAGAActaaaagtgtaattaaaaaagaattactGGCAGAGGAGAAGGATCTGAATCCCAAATTCCCAACAAAAGTAAAGCAGGGTTAAACGACAAgtccaaaaactaaaaatgtttTCTTAAGCTGCTGCTGATCTTCAAATTTGCTCAACAACTCGCtggattttgatatataaattcatCTGTCTCAAACAATGGGTTCCATCTCCACCTCTCCTCGCTTCTGATCAGTCGCAGCATGCATGGCCTTCTCCCCGGCGATCTTCTTGTCCTTCTTCGCGTCCTTGTAGATGAAGTACAGTATGATTTGTGCGATCCCAAGCAGGAAACCCACCACGTTCGGAATCTGCAGGTAATTAACTCAATCGATCacatcatcaacatatatatatatatatggcggATGGGCGGTagacaagaaagagaagaagaaaccgAAGAGACAATTAACGTTGGGATTGATTGATCACTTACAGCGATGTAGAAATCTTTGACGAAGAAGCCGTAGAAGAACCAGGATGTGGCGCAGAGCgtgaggaaaaatgaaagagtgaCCGGCAGGAACTCTACGCTCTTGGTTCTTATCACTTGCCCCTGCATACACAGCAGTTACTACATTTAGATGAGCTGTACACGTAATTAATTTGATTCCATAATTccacatatatttatttctccttttaaagaaaaaaaaaatcattttcaacttATAAATTAAGCAACACCGTGTCATTATTACCCATATATATTCGGAATCGTAAATGGGTAACTTAgcttttataaaatgtaaatatcATCGATCTTTGGTGAAGAATTACGTACCATGACGCAAAGAGGGGAAGCAAAAACAGCAAGGTTGACAGCGGCACAAATCGATCCCACCACGGTAACTTTGTTTGGGCCCTTAACGAATAGCAAAGTGAATAGCACCACGAAGCTCATGCACCCCACGTTAAACAGCAGAACCAACCTCATCGTGAAAAGCTACCACCATTCACCAAAAACAGTAATTAATACATTCTTCagtcttcatcatcatcatgattaTTACgtaaaattaattgtaaattttagtcttaatttctgtcattttatatatacCTTCTCCTTCTTGGGTGCGTATACGAAGTAGATTACAAGGTAGATTGTCTCTATGACGGTTCCGATGCCGTTGATGCTAACGATAAAAAATGCATTGGTCTTGACGATGGCGTAGTACAAGAGCAACACTGCACTGAAGAGTGCCACCGAATAGGGTATTGACTGGTACCCTTCTGATGTTTTTTTCTTGTAGATTTTATAAAATGTAGGCCTGTATCAGCAAACACCaaataatcatcatcatcatctaaaaTTAATGTCTAtgtttgtaattaattataataatattaatcgAACGTGCATTGAAGTAGAATATATAATTCAGGAGAGCTTACACGGGGGCCAAGAACACCAGGAAGGACACAACGTTACCTACGGAAGCAAGAAACCATTAAAGAGAAGAttggagatatatatatgtgtgtgtgtgtgtgtgtgtgtgtatttaaaTATGCCATTTGGTTGAAAGTAGTGAAAACAATTATGCATGCACCTAAGAGGCCGGAAATGAAAGCCAATTGATGGACGGTCAAGAGTGCCATTCTGCTGTTATGCGAATGCGAAGCTCTTCGCTGTGTTCGATCTGGGTAAATTAGGATTAAACTCCACTGCAGCTGTGAAGCCTCCACAGCGGCCTGCTGCTATATATACATGCAGCGAGCGAAGTGAATGCCAGCTGCTGATATATCTCTTCTCTTTTCAGGATTTTTATGGATGGATATTTGGTAGTTCTGGCAAGGACGAAGAGTTGGTTAATCTGGTTCTCAGGTTCCGTAATTAAGTTTGGTCATCACGCGTGTGTGAGATAGATAGAAATTAATTAGGCAATTCGGAGCTCGCTCTCGCCTGCCGAGATATCGATGCCCACCTCTCTTGTCACCTCCCCCTTCCAAATAACCCCCCCGGCCCTGCGTTTTTGGCTGGCCATGCATCCAAACAAATATAATTGCTGAAACCATTATCAACAACTGACGTCGGATTTTAACGGAGTTTAGATATTTCTAGTGTCTTGTAGCTGCTGGGTCttgctttaattttattatttatcaaagaaataaataacattcttttatcgtgtttttaaatttgtaatatatacaATTgccaaaaatgaatttttttttttattgtttatgaaAATCTCACTCGCCTTGAAGGAAATAAAAGATAACggtatattttctaaaaatattgtGCAACTAAATAAATCACCAATCTACCACTTATTGAGATTATCGTCTTTGCGTAGTTTTACGTCGCTTGTGTCCTCAATTTTGATAGATaaagtatttgaaaattttgtctcATTGTGCAAGATAAAAAATCGAACCCACGACTTAATAGTGCGAATCTCAATTTATCGTAAGTTAAAACACCACTTGACTTGTGCCCTGAAAATTAGTTTACCACTAGTTTAACTTTGATTAATAATTGTATTAGGCTAAAAAAGgtatcaaatttaaatgttaccCTTAACTCAGTATCAAAATAGATGTGCgcatttagttttaattatataatgagGTTTAAACACATTTATGACCCCTCACTCAGGAGAGTTTTTCTAGTCTgtaaagggaaaaaagaaaaatatattagtaaattaattattgtttaataataaattgttaTTGCGGTAGTATATTTTTTGTTCAAACTACAGAGAAGGGCAATTATGCTAATACATCTCACAGCGGAAAAAGTTTGGGGGTTAGTCTATTAGActttagtaaatttttaatactcctaacaaattttaatatttaatatttaatatttatttaaatcaatccagCCCCCATAAATTCCCAATCAAATCCCTCTCACAACCCATAGCCATTCATGTAACGAAAGCGAGAAGACAAAGTCGAGTGGCCATAACACCCCTGAAATTATGAACAATTTCGATGCATCAGATAGTGGGCTCCGGTTTGGCAATAAAGAGTCAAATCGTACGATGGAACCCATTGAGACTCAATTGGTACGAGGTTTTGGAAGCTTTGGGCAGGCAGATTTCTTGTCAACTGAAAGGCTGATTGATTGATGTTTCTGCTGTGTTTTATTGCCATTTTTGTACGACACTACAAGATCTCGATCTATTTCCAACCTGCTTGCCTAATGTGGGATGTAACATTTCAAAACGTGCCCTAATCACATGATGAACAGAGCCTTCCAAGGTCATCTTTAGTAGAAATTATCCgtcaaactaaaatttaaagagCCAACTCTTAATGATACTTTCTATCTGTCTTGTCtctcataaaaaaattgttaagcTTTAAATTATTCGTTATAATTATGGGGCGAGAAATTACTTCATATACGTCTTATCATAACAACCAACAACCACAAATTTAGATTTGAGAGAAGACGGCCAACAACAAACAGCAGCAACAACAGTGGCGAAGAAAAATGAGTGTTGCAGGCGCATAGATAACTTGCAAACACCAGATCCAATAGTTGCGACGACGACGACAATAACAACGAACACCTCCAGTAGCGACGGTGACGACGTCTTTTTCTTGTGCAAAATCAACCTGGTTTgtgatttaatatatattttgtatttatttttgaattaatttattgatgttttttgtatttggttattgatttgtatatatgattattaattttatatatacctgtatttgattattgattatgtatatgtgtatctgatttttgtgtgtatttgattattcattttgtgtatgtatgtatttgattatttatttgtgtatttaaaatagtagtagtgaaaattataaaaagtaaagttaataaaattgaagtttattaataaataaataaaatagagagtGAAATAAAGAGTAGAATGAGTATGAATTGGAGCACGCATAATTTTTGAGAcaggctaaaaataaaaaacgaattatttataatataatagtaagtgAGATAGGAAGGTGGGTTGAAGATCTCCAATGGTAGCCTTTTCTCCTCGCCAAGCTAATTTATAAGCAAGTCGAGTTGGAGAAATCAGCTCCAACGGTGCTCCCTACACTTATTTTCACTCACCAAAAATTTGATGAGGTTCAAAAGGCTCGCAGTGTTGGCGACTTAGCCCTTCTCGCCATCTCTTTCCCTCTATCCCCCAACAACCAGCAACGCAAAGCCAGAGCAAGAAAGAAGACAGATGAAGAAGAACCAGGGTTGTAGATGCACAGCTTCTTGTTACGGACCCCAAATCTAAAACGGCGGCAACGAGCAGCAGCGGTGACAGAGACAACAACAATGATGAGTAGTAGCAGCAGTAGCAacaacttcttcttcctttggcGTCTTCAGCGACATCTTTTTcggttttttgatttttatatattttgtatttattttagtatttgattattgattttgtatatgtgtgtatctaattattttgtatatttaattattgatttgtatattttattatttacattatgcatttgattattttgtatattaagtTTTCAAAGATAATCTCATGTTTAGATTAAATGAATTTCTAAACAAAATATGACCACTTATCTAAATTAGAGATAATtgtgttaaatatatttatagttttttatacaaaattatacatTAGTGAATTATCTCACTAAAGATccaaatcat from Diospyros lotus cultivar Yz01 chromosome 4, ASM1463336v1, whole genome shotgun sequence includes the following:
- the LOC127799656 gene encoding bidirectional sugar transporter NEC1-like, producing the protein MALLTVHQLAFISGLLGNVVSFLVFLAPVPTFYKIYKKKTSEGYQSIPYSVALFSAVLLLYYAIVKTNAFFIVSINGIGTVIETIYLVIYFVYAPKKEKLFTMRLVLLFNVGCMSFVVLFTLLFVKGPNKVTVVGSICAAVNLAVFASPLCVMGQVIRTKSVEFLPVTLSFFLTLCATSWFFYGFFVKDFYIAIPNVVGFLLGIAQIILYFIYKDAKKDKKIAGEKAMHAATDQKRGEVEMEPIV